The proteins below come from a single Balaenoptera musculus isolate JJ_BM4_2016_0621 chromosome 1, mBalMus1.pri.v3, whole genome shotgun sequence genomic window:
- the JUN gene encoding transcription factor AP-1, protein MTAKMETTFYDDALNASFLQSESGAYGYSNPKILKQSMTLNLADPVGSLKPHLRAKNSDLLTSPDVGLLKLASPELERLIIQSSNGHITTTPTPTQFLCPKNVTDEQEGFAEGFVRALAELHSQNTLPSVTSAAQPVSGAGLVAPAVASVAGGGGGGGFGASLHSEPPVYANLSNFNPGALSGGGGGGGAPSYGAAGLAFPAQPQQQQPPPPPPPPPPHHLPQQIPVQHPRLQALKEEPQTVPEMPGETPPLSPIDMESQERIKAERKRMRNRIAASKCRKRKLERIARLEEKVKTLKAQNSELASTANMLREQVAQLKQKVMNHVNSGCQLMLTQQLQTF, encoded by the coding sequence ATGACTGCAAAGATGGAAACGACCTTCTACGACGATGCCCTCAACGCCTCGTTCCTCCAGTCCGAGAGCGGCGCCTACGGCTACAGTAACCCCAAGATCCTGAAGCAGAGCATGACCCTGAACCTGGCCGACCCCGTGGGCAGCCTGAAGCCGCACCTCCGGGCCAAGAACTCCGACCTCCTCACCTCGCCCGACGTGGGGCTGCTCAAGCTGGCGTCGCCCGAGCTGGAGCGCCTGATAATCCAGTCCAGCAACGGGCACATCACCACCACGCCGACCCCCACCCAGTTCCTGTGTCCCAAGAACGTGACGGACGAGCAGGAGGGCTTCGCCGAGGGCTTCGTGCGCGCCCTGGCCGAACTGCACAGCCAGAACACGCTGCCCAGCGTCACGTCCGCGGCGCAGCCGGTCAGCGGGGCGGGCCTGGTGGCTCCAGCCGTGGCCTCGgtggcgggcggcggcggcggcggcggcttcGGCGCCAGCCTGCACAGCGAGCCGCCGGTCTACGCCAACCTCAGCAACTTCAACCCGGGCGCGctgagcggcggcggcggcggcggcggggcgccCTCCTACGGCGCGGCCGGCCTGGCCTTTCCCGCGCAGCCTCAGCagcagcagccgccgccgccgccgccgccgccgccgccgcaccACCTGCCCCAGCAGATCCCCGTGCAGCACCCGCGGCTGCAGGCCCTGAAGGAGGAGCCGCAGACGGTCCCCGAGATGCCCGGGGAAACGCCGCCCCTGTCCCCCATCGACATGGAGTCCCAGGAGCGGATCAAGGCGGAGAGGAAGCGCATGAGGAACCGCATCGCTGCCTCCAAGTGCCGGAAAAGGAAGCTGGAGAGGATCGCCCGGCTGGAGGAAAAAGTGAAAACCTTGAAAGCGCAGAACTCGGAGCTGGCGTCCACGGCCAACATGCTCAGGGAACAGGTGGCCCAGCTTAAGCAGAAAGTCATGAACCACGTTAACAGTGGGTGCCAACTCATGCTAACGCAGCAGTTGCAAACGTTTTGA
- the LOC118901554 gene encoding uncharacterized protein LOC118901554 — VWLKLRGGSGGTRTQAGRQAQSAGKDCKSYFLFHFLSNGPELVLVAPGLVFWGAPGEPLLQPPPGGESPAALALLTAWRAATVRPGKSGERLQRQEVCRPGGQETSGRRVPERTFAKLSFAKEAAAAAVEKRRRRREEDVRSASLEPVAELGRARAAAAGRPLPLAAEEGTVFGVGTAETRRRPATAGSALPAAAGKRVRPRAPRNRWARESSGSDRDFSKPGVARERTSKSAGGVLTLRSPGASR, encoded by the coding sequence GTGTGGCTGAAGCTGCGAGGCGGGAGTGGAGGTACGCGGACGCAGGCAGGCAGACAGGCACAGTCAGCTGGGAAGGACTgcaaatcttattttcttttccattttctctccaacGGCCCGGAGCTAGTGCTTGTGGCTCCCGGGCTGGTGTTCTGGGGAGCGCCGGGAGAGCCCCTTCTCCAGCCGCCCCCAGGCGGAGAGAGCCCAGCTGCGCTAGCGCTGCTGACAGCGTGGAGAGCGGCCACTGTCCGCCCGGGGAAGTCCGGAGAGCGGCTGCAGCGGCAAGAAGTTTGCCGGCCAGGAGGACAGGAGACAAGTGGCCGCCGGGTCCCGGAGCGAACTTTTGCAAAGCTTTCCTTTGCAAAGGAAGCTGCCGCGGCGGCGGTAGAGAAAAGGAGGCGGCGGAGAGAGGAGGACGTGCGCTCCGCTTCGCTCGAACCGGTTGCTGAACTTGGGCGAGCGCGAGCCGCGGCTGCCGGGCGCCCCCTCCCCCTCGCAGCGGAGGAGGGGACAGTCTTCGGAGTCGGGACGGCGGAGACCCGCCGCCGGCCGGCCACCGCGGGGTCCGCGCTACCTGCTGCCGCCGGGAAGCGAGTTCGTCCGCGGGCTCCGAGGAACCGCTGGGCCCGAGAGAGCTCCGGGAGTGACCGCGACTTTTCAAAGCCGGGCGTCGCGCGCGAGCGGACAAGTAAGAGCGCGGGCGGCGTCCTAACCCTGCGATCCCCCGGAGCGAGCCGGTGA